The following is a genomic window from Brevibacterium limosum.
CGGCGACCTCTGATGAGCAGGTTGCCGATGACACCGATGGCTCCGGCACCAGCGGCGACGGCTGCGGTGGTGATGACATTCGCGAAGGCGCCGGCGAGCCCGCCGGCATGCGGCAGGACCAGCGCGAGCACGCCGATGAGCGCACTGCCCGTCCACAGCGCGACGAGGTGGACCCAACTGTGACGCAGACCGATGATGAGGTGGAGGAACACGAGAGCCAGCAGCGAGGTGACCGTGAACGGTCGGACTGCTCCCGAGACGTCCGCGGTGAGCAGAATGCTCGCCACCTGAGCGACGAGTCCGAGACCGATCGCCGGGACCGGCCAGCGCACGGCAAGGACGAGGGCGGTACTCAGAGCGAGGGCGATGAGCATCGCGAAGACCGTCGGGACGTCGTAGAGGACCGTCGTGACCGGCCACGAGATCGCCGAGAGCGCGACTCCGACGAATACGGAGATCAGCCAGATCCACCCTTCACCGCCGGCGATCTGCGAGAGGGTCGTCGGATTCGGTGAGGCTTCGGGCTTCGCCGACGGCGCGGTTTCCGTGACGGTCGGTCGTGATGGCGAACCCGGTACCGGCAGTGCGGCGGCCGGAGAGTTCCTGCGATCGACCGGATTCTGCGCAGCTCCTGCACTCTCGACATCGTGGGACAGGGCAGCGCGGATCGCGACGATCTCGAGCAGCGCCATGGCGTGGAGGACGAAAGGGAACGTCAGCAGCAGGATGATCCCGAGGACGAACTGGAAGGTCGCCTCGGCGGCGAACCCGAGGTCGGTGACCGGGGAGTTCGTCACCCACGCGACGACCCAGTCGACGGTGTTCCCGCCTCCGTCCGGGACGAACGCGCCCCAGAAGAAGTGCGTGATCCCGCCCAGACCGCCTGCGAACCAAGCGACGGAGACTGAGAACGTGAGGAGCCGGATCGGCAGTGCGAATACGGTTTCGAAGAGCAGATCCAACCACGCACGGGCATCGGACAGCGGAGCCAGCCACCAGCGGAGTCCGCGTCCACGGGGACGGGGAGCCGCCTCGGTGATGGGTGCACCCCATGCGCGGGCACGGGCCCGGGAGAAGTTGCCGAACGCGCGGGCGACGGTCAGCGTCAGCGGCAGGAGGAGCACACCGACCCAGACGATGACCGTGGCGATCGAGACGGAGAACAGGGTGATGAGAACCGGGAACGCGATGAGCGAGATGAGCAGGCTCGGGGCGACGAGAACGGAATCGCGGCCGAGATTGCGCCACAGCCTGGCCCACCACGAACGCGGCGCGGTCGCGGCCGGAGAATCGGCGGTCGTCGCGGCGTTCGGGCCGATCTGCGGGGGCTCTGCTGGGCGGGGCACGTCTCCAGCGTACGTGTCGGCGGGTGCGGGGGAGTGGTTCACAGTGTGATTCCTTCCTGTGCTGTCTGCGAGGTGGCCACCGTCGAGGCGGTGTGGGCAGTGCCGCGAGATTCGAGGACCTTCGGGTGGAAGCGCGAGAGCATCCACACTCCGCCGATGCCGACGGCCGCGGAGACGAGCAGACCGATGGCGGCCGGGGGCGTCAGTCCCGTGTATTCGCCGAAGAACGCGGCACCGATGATGACGGCGACGATCGGGTCGATGACCGTGAGACCGGCCAGAACCGTCTCGGCGGGGCCGCAGGCATACGCGGTCTGGACGAGCCAGAACCCCGCCGCCGAGGCCAGACCGACCGCAGCCAGCAGCGCCCACCAGCGCAGACCGAATGTATCGAGTCCGGGCAGACCCGACATGACGATCGACCGAGCCAGGACGTGCGTGGCCGCGGCGACCGTGCCGAAGACGATCCCGGTCATGACGACCCGGGGGATGTGGCCGGCGGAGCTGAACGAGAACAGCCCGGCGAAGAGGGTGAGGGCGATGAGCACGGTGAGCAGCCAGGTCACCGACTGTGCGTTCACGGAGATATCGTGGGCGAACCTCGCCGAGGTGGCCACGAAGGAGAAGATCCCGAAGAGCGTGACCGCGATGCTGATGAGCAGCGGAGCTCCGAAGCGGAGCCCGAAGTACCGCCGGCCGATGAGGACGGCGAAGACGAGGGAGACCGCGCCGATGGGTTGGACGATGGCGACCGGGCCGAGCCCGAGGGCGACGACGTTGAGCACCGTGACCAGACCCATGAGGCCGAGACCGGTGACCCAGGTGGCCTTGCGGCGCAGGCCGGGAGCCATGGCGGCCACGGCATGCTGCTGGAAGTGGGTGCCCAGGGCCAGGCAGAACGCTGCGGCGATGGCGAGGATGACGGCTGTGGTGATCATGGCCGTCACGCTAAGGAGGAGGTCGGCCGGAGCACATCATACGAACGGGTGAACCTCCGTCCGCCGAGGTGATACCTGAGGGTGAATATCGCGGATCAGGGGGTATCGGCGGCATGTTCTCGGGGTTCTTCGCGGTTACCGACCGTGAACGTCGGGTAGCGTGGAGCCATGCCGGAAGCAGAAGGAACGGGTGGCGGGAATGGTGGTGCCTCGTCGGCGAGTGTGCCCCCACCGTCGTCGACGACGATTCGGGTGGCCATCGTCGACGATCAGGCGATGGTCCGGCAGGGATTCGGAGCGCTGTTGGATGCGCAGACGGACATGCAGGTCGTCGGCAGTGCGGAGGACGGATCGGCCGTCGTCGACCTCGTGCGGCGGACGGACCCCGACGTCATCCTCATGGACATCCGGATGCCCAAGCTCAACGGCCTCGACGCCACCCGCGCGATCTTCAGTATGCCCGGCGAGCACCCCCGGGTCGTCATGCTCACCACGTTCGACGCCGATGAGTACGTGTTCTCGGCGCTGCGGGCAGGAGCCAGCGGATTCCTCCTCAAGGACGCCACCGCCGAGGACATGATCACCGCCGTGCGTGTCGTCGCCGGTGGGGAATCGCTGCTCGCACCGTCGGTGACCAGGCGACTCATCGCCGAATACGTCGCAGGGCCCACCGTGGCCAAGGACACCGCGGTGCTCGGGCAGCTGACCGACCGTGAGATCGAGGTGATGACGCTGGTCGCGAAGGGCCACCCGAACTCCGAGGTGGCCGAGCAGCTCTTCCTCGCCGAGCAGACCGTCAAGACCCACGTCTCTCGGATCCTGTCGAAGCTCGGCCTGCGCGACCGCACCCAGATCGTGGTCGCCGCATACGAGTCCGGGCTGGTCGTCGCCGGGAGCTGAGGGCTCTCGGGCAGTGCGGGGGCGTGAGCGGGTGACACCTTCTCAGATGGTACTGACGACCAGACTCTGCAGAGCTGGTGCTCGTCGGAGAATGTCGCGCATACTTGAAAGATGGCGAAGACATGGCTGTCCATCGATGTGGAACTGCTCAGCGGCAAGGGAACTGCAGTGTGGCCGCGGCCGGGACGGACGTTTGCCGTGGGCCCGGCGCACACGTTCGCCGACTTCGCTGATGCCATCAACTCAGCCTTTGCTCGCTGGGACCTCGCACATCTCTCGGTCTTCACCCTGGCCGACGGGCGAGTCATCACTGATGAGTTCAGCGCTGAGGAATTCAGCGCCTCGGAGTTCGGACCGGTCCAGGAGACCCTCGATTTCACACGCGTGAAAGTCACCCGCGAGGCGAAGCCCGGTGATGAGTTCCGGTTCACCTTCGACCTCGGCGACAATTGGACTCATCGGTGTGTGGTCAGTGAGAGGAAGCTCGATCCGAACGCGATGTTCGACGATCCGCCCGGCCGTCCGGCTGCGATCTGGGGCTGGGGTGCGATGCCCGATCAGTACGGCAGGCGGTGGGCGACCGATGATGGTACGGAACCGATTCCCGCTGAACCTGATACCGCCGACCAGATGGCTGACGGAGATTGGCCGAGCGAGGACGACCAGCCGTTCGTCGATGCCAGAGAGATTCGAGCCGCCACCGCCGCGAAAGACGCCGACAGGCTCATCACGGCAGTTCTCGGGAGCCACATAGACGAAGCGCTCCAACTGCTCGGAGAGGGTCTGCTGATGGCGCTTCGCCAGGACCGTGCCAGAACCGAGCCGATCGTGCTCTCTGCCATCAACCGGTTGACCTTCCGCGGCTTCCCCGGTGATCGCGAACTCTCCGAGGCGCTGCTGGCTGGGCTTCGGAACGAGCCGGTGCCCGGCCTCGACTTGGCAGTCGACCTTGAAATGCTCTCAATTATTCACGAAGGATCGTTCGAAGAGTCGGACGGAGGCTATCTCGACCTTCAGACCGGCGACGTCTACGACGCCTGGGCGGTGGAATACGGCGATGAGAACATCGACTTCAACGGCGACCCGGACCGGTGGGTGAGGTTCGACCGCGCTGACACCGAAGACGCCTGGAACGACATGCAGGCCTTCGTCTCAGGGTTGCGGAACCCGGAGGTCCGAGACCGCGGTCTATCGGCGATCGAAGGGACGGGCGCCTTCCGCCGTTTCCGCCGATTCACCGACGAGCAGGACCTCGGTGACCGGTGGGTGCAGTTCTCCGAGGACCGGAAGTACGGACGAGCACGACTGATCCTCGCCGAAAACGGGATCAGAGTCGTCTGACCGAAAGATCCGCGGTGTGGTTTGTCGGCATGCCCGCCTGTCCTGCCGACTCAGCGAGCGAAGTCGGCGCCGAGGTCCTTGACGATCGTCTCGGCCGATCCGTCCTGGGCGCTGCGGTAGCCTGTGCCCGCCCACAGGTGCAGACCGTGCGGGTCGTCGGCCTTCTTCGCCGTGGCCCGGAACTCCTTCGTCAGATGATGCACCGCCGGATACGCGTCGACGGCGATCCCGTCGAACTTCCGCACGAAGTCATTGACCAGCGCGCGTGCGGGCCGTCCCGTGAATGCCCTGGTCAGCTGGGTTTCCGTGAACTCTTCTGAAGCCAAGGCGGCACGGTGCGTGGGCGCGGTGCCTGCCTCGTCGGAGCGCAGCAGCAGGGTCCCGACGACGACGGCACTCGCCCCCGCGCGGAGGAGGTCGCCCACCATGGCCTCACCGTCGACTCCGCCTCCCGCCGCCACGGGCAGGGCCACCTCGGC
Proteins encoded in this region:
- a CDS encoding sensor histidine kinase, which translates into the protein MTLFSVSIATVIVWVGVLLLPLTLTVARAFGNFSRARARAWGAPITEAAPRPRGRGLRWWLAPLSDARAWLDLLFETVFALPIRLLTFSVSVAWFAGGLGGITHFFWGAFVPDGGGNTVDWVVAWVTNSPVTDLGFAAEATFQFVLGIILLLTFPFVLHAMALLEIVAIRAALSHDVESAGAAQNPVDRRNSPAAALPVPGSPSRPTVTETAPSAKPEASPNPTTLSQIAGGEGWIWLISVFVGVALSAISWPVTTVLYDVPTVFAMLIALALSTALVLAVRWPVPAIGLGLVAQVASILLTADVSGAVRPFTVTSLLALVFLHLIIGLRHSWVHLVALWTGSALIGVLALVLPHAGGLAGAFANVITTAAVAAGAGAIGVIGNLLIRGRRQLESERELSAAELAKRQELEERNRIAQELNDVVAHSMSVISVQATTAKYRLPGLDERSLGEFDSMASSARQALTEMRGLLAILRGGRDADLAPQPTVEDIPALVDVTRGSGAVVDLDFPAEPLSLSPTTSLTAFRVVQESLSNALRHAAGAPVAVTVTALGTRLEISVLNGEPDGSVAGGHSHLGGGFGIRGMRERVEALGGSLQVGPTERRGFEVRASLPTD
- a CDS encoding DMT family protein; this translates as MITTAVILAIAAAFCLALGTHFQQHAVAAMAPGLRRKATWVTGLGLMGLVTVLNVVALGLGPVAIVQPIGAVSLVFAVLIGRRYFGLRFGAPLLISIAVTLFGIFSFVATSARFAHDISVNAQSVTWLLTVLIALTLFAGLFSFSSAGHIPRVVMTGIVFGTVAAATHVLARSIVMSGLPGLDTFGLRWWALLAAVGLASAAGFWLVQTAYACGPAETVLAGLTVIDPIVAVIIGAAFFGEYTGLTPPAAIGLLVSAAVGIGGVWMLSRFHPKVLESRGTAHTASTVATSQTAQEGITL
- a CDS encoding UPF0158 family protein, producing MAKTWLSIDVELLSGKGTAVWPRPGRTFAVGPAHTFADFADAINSAFARWDLAHLSVFTLADGRVITDEFSAEEFSASEFGPVQETLDFTRVKVTREAKPGDEFRFTFDLGDNWTHRCVVSERKLDPNAMFDDPPGRPAAIWGWGAMPDQYGRRWATDDGTEPIPAEPDTADQMADGDWPSEDDQPFVDAREIRAATAAKDADRLITAVLGSHIDEALQLLGEGLLMALRQDRARTEPIVLSAINRLTFRGFPGDRELSEALLAGLRNEPVPGLDLAVDLEMLSIIHEGSFEESDGGYLDLQTGDVYDAWAVEYGDENIDFNGDPDRWVRFDRADTEDAWNDMQAFVSGLRNPEVRDRGLSAIEGTGAFRRFRRFTDEQDLGDRWVQFSEDRKYGRARLILAENGIRVV
- a CDS encoding response regulator; protein product: MPEAEGTGGGNGGASSASVPPPSSTTIRVAIVDDQAMVRQGFGALLDAQTDMQVVGSAEDGSAVVDLVRRTDPDVILMDIRMPKLNGLDATRAIFSMPGEHPRVVMLTTFDADEYVFSALRAGASGFLLKDATAEDMITAVRVVAGGESLLAPSVTRRLIAEYVAGPTVAKDTAVLGQLTDREIEVMTLVAKGHPNSEVAEQLFLAEQTVKTHVSRILSKLGLRDRTQIVVAAYESGLVVAGS